One part of the Tenacibaculum sp. 190130A14a genome encodes these proteins:
- a CDS encoding DUF6607 family protein — translation MKKIFLGGLVLFSAFTLNAQSKKTKDREAIKKMCGCFEVTFNFAETFNHSKDSTYKPSKNKVSRGLEWAQLIEDDKNKISIQHLLQVGNPASPHIVKHWRQDWVYQNQDFYMFNGDNNWLFVKKPKAAVKKQWTQKVYQVDDSPRYEGSATWVHVDGKSYWENTTDAPLPRREYTKRSDYNVTVRGNRHEITDYGWVHDQDNQKVVRKSGEQDFILANEKGYNTYKRVPDARCQAAQDWWKKNQAKWQLVRNKWDEVYGRNQQLSLEAKVKNKQLFKYLFKKDGYNKEEEIDAIIESFVKK, via the coding sequence ATGAAAAAAATATTTTTAGGAGGTTTGGTTCTTTTTTCAGCGTTTACTCTAAATGCTCAAAGTAAGAAGACTAAAGACAGAGAAGCCATAAAAAAAATGTGCGGTTGCTTCGAAGTTACTTTCAACTTTGCAGAAACTTTTAACCACTCAAAAGACAGCACTTATAAACCATCAAAGAATAAGGTTTCTAGAGGTTTGGAGTGGGCACAATTAATTGAAGACGATAAAAATAAAATATCAATTCAACATTTATTACAAGTTGGTAATCCAGCTAGTCCACATATTGTAAAACATTGGCGACAAGATTGGGTATATCAAAACCAAGACTTCTATATGTTTAATGGAGATAATAATTGGTTATTTGTTAAAAAGCCAAAAGCAGCAGTCAAAAAACAATGGACTCAAAAAGTTTATCAAGTAGATGATAGTCCTCGTTATGAAGGTTCTGCTACTTGGGTACATGTTGATGGAAAAAGCTATTGGGAAAACACAACAGACGCTCCATTACCTAGAAGAGAATATACAAAAAGAAGTGACTATAATGTTACTGTAAGGGGAAATCGCCATGAAATTACTGATTACGGTTGGGTACATGACCAAGACAATCAAAAAGTTGTAAGAAAATCTGGAGAACAAGATTTTATTTTAGCCAACGAAAAAGGGTACAATACTTACAAAAGAGTTCCTGATGCTCGTTGTCAAGCTGCTCAAGATTGGTGGAAGAAAAACCAAGCTAAATGGCAATTAGTAAGAAATAAATGGGATGAAGTATATGGTAGAAACCAACAGCTTTCATTAGAAGCAAAAGTAAAAAACAAGCAGTTATTCAAGTACTTGTTTAAAAAAGATGGATATAACAAAGAAGAAGAAATTGATGCAATCATCGAATCTTTCGTTAAAAAATAA